The following proteins come from a genomic window of Deinococcus sp. KSM4-11:
- a CDS encoding glycosyltransferase family 4 protein, with product MTGRGLPTPLLSCYACAPATGTEPGFGWYTATYLAEAGLNVHVLTRPGNRPAIEASHRDRQGNLNVTFYYVDLPLLFRPLRETTGLHYLLWQLAALRVARGLTRRVPIDVVHHLTYGSVQGGSLLWALNRPFVFGPAGGGQTAPPLARRYFGRAWRTERLRTLLSRLVVLSPLHRLMARGTAVMCATNRQTADLLTRLGAKRVRMVLDSGLPDDLIAGQVPARGGDTLNVLWVGRLLKRKALRLALESVAALEVPVHLTVVGDGPDGALLDGWIEELGLQGKVSALGRIPWLDVMNLYREQDVFLFTSLRDSFGSQLLEAAAQGLPIVCLDHQGAGDVLPAEAAFKVPLRTEATLATDVAAALRRFAELGLPAREQMGRAALTFARQHTWAAKAAGYLQLYQEIRVP from the coding sequence GTGACCGGCCGAGGGCTTCCCACACCGCTGCTCTCCTGCTACGCCTGCGCCCCGGCCACCGGCACCGAGCCCGGTTTCGGTTGGTACACGGCCACGTACCTTGCCGAGGCGGGCCTGAATGTGCACGTTCTGACGCGTCCCGGAAACCGGCCTGCCATTGAGGCCAGCCACCGGGATCGGCAGGGTAATCTGAACGTGACCTTCTATTATGTTGACCTCCCTCTCCTCTTCAGGCCACTGCGTGAGACGACAGGACTTCACTATCTGCTGTGGCAACTGGCCGCGCTGCGCGTCGCACGTGGCCTCACGCGCCGGGTACCGATTGACGTGGTGCATCACCTGACCTATGGAAGCGTCCAGGGGGGCTCGCTGCTGTGGGCCCTCAACCGTCCATTCGTGTTCGGGCCTGCTGGGGGTGGGCAGACCGCGCCGCCGCTCGCCCGCCGGTACTTTGGCCGTGCCTGGCGCACCGAGCGGCTGCGCACCCTACTGAGCCGGTTGGTCGTTCTCTCCCCGCTCCACCGCTTGATGGCCAGGGGGACTGCGGTCATGTGCGCCACCAACCGGCAGACCGCCGATCTGCTGACCCGCCTGGGCGCGAAGCGGGTGCGGATGGTGCTCGACAGTGGGCTGCCGGACGACCTGATCGCCGGACAGGTTCCGGCGCGCGGTGGCGATACCCTGAACGTCCTGTGGGTCGGCCGGCTGCTGAAGCGCAAGGCGCTGCGCCTTGCCCTGGAGAGTGTCGCGGCGCTGGAGGTTCCGGTGCACCTCACCGTCGTGGGCGACGGGCCGGACGGCGCGCTGCTGGACGGCTGGATCGAGGAACTGGGACTGCAAGGGAAGGTCAGTGCTCTGGGCCGGATTCCCTGGCTGGACGTGATGAACCTGTACCGTGAGCAGGACGTGTTCCTGTTCACCAGCCTGCGCGACTCCTTCGGGTCACAGCTGCTGGAGGCGGCCGCCCAGGGCCTGCCCATCGTGTGCCTGGATCACCAGGGGGCCGGGGATGTTCTGCCCGCCGAGGCGGCATTCAAGGTGCCCCTGCGCACGGAGGCGACCCTGGCGACAGACGTGGCGGCCGCCCTGCGCCGCTTCGCCGAACTCGGTCTCCCCGCGCGCGAACAGATGGGACGGGCGGCGCTGACCTTCGCCCGCCAGCACACCTGGGCCGCCAAGGCGGCCGGTTACCTTCAGCTCTACCAGGAGATCCGCGTTCCATGA
- a CDS encoding Ig-like domain-containing protein gives MVKTVQPVKTYLVATLAALALAACNLNNAPSNAVTKVTVNPASASLTKAATKVFTVNVTGTGTYTKDVTWSSNNVAVATVDPTSGEVTAVSNGTATITATSTFDTSKTGTASVTVAGSNSVTGVTVSPATLSLQPGATDTLMATVQGTGSYATTVTWTSSNTGIATVSASGVVTAVSTGTAIITAKSTADSSKSAAAQVTVGNANSLARLTVTNLDGGPFPAWLSFNKIDRTKDGSTTIVQPSAAQHTISRVQLSNTGSDPLLVTPSVSGNFVLPDGVNQRTIAPNQSVTVSVQFTGSGSTVQTGTLTLTSTDPTKPSTSLKLAGAWQPTIESNPEPSTAQLINQVLGFKTVIPSGAAINEAGRVFAQGDEVISPYWQKADAAKAVNVWQIASYHTIDNPATLSWYARPTSKGSAAVKGIVASAGSDAQALFPRNNADLSKAARVDGTPPGKTFGFRVDGSEWSDPSFNLHNPDVNAGCTGPCGQHLRFFKAKDPSGAVMPNTYLLIMDYSGINYDYNDNIFLLSNLKPAPVLIDTGLGIDAASRGNVGVLAPDNNVWISDQYNYDFTPKGGVATVQTYKAFTPTEAYNEPNISNPCGADVPGTTNDVLYKTYRGNTSKATPDDRTLIYNVPLENGTYPVTLHFIDLYSSTVGQRVFDVTSGSTTLISNLDIFSKVGACAAYDQTVNVPVTNGVMNLTFKASADYPAIAAIEINRP, from the coding sequence ATGGTGAAGACAGTCCAACCCGTCAAGACATATCTGGTGGCCACGCTGGCCGCCCTGGCCCTGGCCGCGTGCAACCTGAACAATGCCCCCAGCAACGCGGTAACCAAGGTAACCGTCAATCCCGCCAGTGCCTCGCTGACCAAGGCCGCCACGAAGGTCTTCACCGTGAACGTGACGGGCACAGGCACCTACACCAAGGATGTCACGTGGTCGTCCAACAATGTGGCAGTGGCCACGGTCGATCCCACCAGCGGTGAGGTCACAGCCGTCAGCAACGGCACGGCGACGATCACCGCCACGTCGACCTTCGACACCAGCAAGACCGGTACGGCCAGTGTCACCGTCGCGGGCTCCAACTCGGTCACGGGCGTGACCGTCTCGCCGGCGACCCTGTCTCTTCAACCGGGGGCCACCGATACCCTGATGGCGACCGTGCAGGGCACCGGCAGCTACGCCACGACCGTCACCTGGACGTCGAGCAACACCGGGATTGCCACCGTCTCCGCCAGTGGGGTGGTCACGGCCGTCTCGACGGGAACCGCGATCATCACGGCGAAATCCACGGCCGACAGCAGCAAGAGCGCCGCCGCACAGGTCACCGTCGGGAACGCCAACTCGCTGGCCCGGCTGACGGTGACGAACCTGGATGGGGGGCCGTTCCCCGCCTGGCTGTCGTTCAACAAGATCGACCGGACGAAGGACGGCTCGACCACGATCGTCCAGCCCTCGGCAGCGCAGCACACCATCTCGCGTGTCCAGCTGTCGAATACGGGGAGCGATCCCTTGCTCGTGACGCCATCGGTGAGCGGCAATTTCGTGCTGCCTGACGGCGTCAACCAGCGCACCATCGCTCCGAACCAGTCAGTCACGGTGAGCGTCCAGTTCACCGGCAGTGGCAGCACGGTGCAGACCGGAACGCTGACCCTGACGAGCACGGATCCGACCAAGCCCAGCACCAGCCTGAAACTGGCGGGCGCGTGGCAGCCGACGATCGAGAGCAACCCCGAGCCCTCGACGGCCCAGCTGATCAACCAGGTGCTGGGGTTCAAGACCGTGATTCCCAGCGGCGCAGCGATCAATGAGGCTGGCCGGGTGTTCGCGCAGGGCGACGAGGTCATCAGTCCCTACTGGCAGAAGGCCGACGCCGCCAAGGCCGTGAACGTCTGGCAGATCGCGTCGTACCACACCATCGACAATCCTGCGACGCTGTCGTGGTACGCCCGACCAACCTCGAAAGGATCCGCGGCCGTCAAGGGGATCGTCGCGTCGGCGGGCAGCGACGCGCAGGCCCTCTTCCCCCGCAACAACGCAGATCTCAGCAAGGCCGCCCGCGTGGACGGAACACCTCCCGGCAAGACCTTCGGCTTCCGTGTCGACGGCAGCGAATGGAGCGACCCGAGCTTCAACCTGCACAATCCCGACGTCAACGCAGGCTGCACCGGGCCCTGCGGGCAACATCTGCGGTTCTTCAAGGCCAAGGATCCGTCGGGCGCGGTCATGCCGAACACCTACCTGCTGATCATGGACTATTCCGGCATCAACTACGACTACAACGACAACATCTTCCTGCTGTCGAATCTCAAGCCGGCGCCGGTGCTGATCGACACTGGACTCGGGATCGACGCGGCCAGTCGGGGCAACGTCGGGGTGCTTGCCCCGGACAACAACGTGTGGATCTCGGATCAGTACAACTACGACTTCACCCCCAAAGGAGGCGTGGCCACGGTACAGACCTACAAAGCCTTCACGCCGACCGAGGCGTACAACGAACCGAATATCAGCAACCCCTGCGGAGCCGACGTTCCCGGCACCACCAACGACGTGCTGTACAAGACCTACCGGGGCAACACCAGCAAGGCCACCCCCGACGACCGAACCCTCATCTACAACGTTCCCCTTGAAAACGGAACGTACCCGGTGACCCTCCACTTCATCGACCTGTACTCCAGCACGGTGGGTCAACGGGTGTTCGACGTGACCTCCGGCAGCACCACCTTGATCTCGAATCTCGACATCTTCTCGAAGGTCGGAGCGTGCGCCGCCTACGACCAGACGGTAAACGTCCCCGTGACGAATGGCGTGATGAACCTGACCTTCAAGGCCAGCGCGGACTACCCGGCCATCGCCGCCATCGAGATCAACCGCCCCTGA
- a CDS encoding UDP-glucose/GDP-mannose dehydrogenase family protein, with translation MHLKHPANVAVIGTGYVGLGTAGLLAHIGHHVTGIDIDQNKIDMLQRGEVPIHEPGLDDLLSSQEGRLKWTTDYSAVRDADVIFICVGTPPGLDGTPDLQYVVSAAASISGYLNGNAKVIVNKSTVPIGTGDYVQRLLEDHTKAFDPTLHFVVSNPEFLREGTALGDSLYPDRIVLGGQSEALDIMTQLYAPLIDQTFAPPKGAPRPEWFTRPAVIKTSLQSAEMIKYAANAFLALKISFANEISGLCERVGADIEEVAAGIGMDQRIGQRFLQAGLGWGGSCFGKDTQGLISAGREHQYDMPILQAAIDINYRQRRVIIDKLLRHLKTVKGKRVTVLGMAFKPNTDDLRDAPTHDLISQLNRLGASVTAHDPIAMKRAAREWTHLNYTPAASVEEAFDRADAIILATEWDDYMTMDWNPLLATMRRPLVIDARNVIRSPINALVEQVGRDAPRGERRRAGAERA, from the coding sequence ATGCACCTGAAGCACCCTGCGAACGTCGCCGTGATCGGCACCGGGTACGTCGGCCTCGGTACGGCTGGCCTGCTGGCCCACATCGGGCACCATGTGACCGGCATCGACATCGACCAGAACAAGATCGACATGCTGCAGCGGGGCGAGGTGCCCATCCATGAGCCGGGTCTGGACGACCTGCTCTCCAGCCAGGAGGGCCGCCTGAAGTGGACCACCGACTACAGCGCCGTGCGGGACGCCGACGTGATCTTCATCTGTGTGGGCACGCCGCCCGGCCTCGACGGCACGCCGGACCTCCAGTACGTGGTCAGCGCCGCCGCGAGCATTTCCGGGTACCTGAACGGCAACGCGAAGGTGATCGTGAACAAGAGCACCGTGCCGATCGGCACCGGTGACTACGTGCAGCGCCTGCTGGAGGATCACACCAAGGCCTTCGACCCGACCCTGCACTTCGTGGTCAGCAATCCCGAGTTCCTGCGGGAAGGCACGGCGCTCGGGGACTCCCTGTACCCCGACCGGATCGTGCTGGGCGGCCAGTCCGAGGCGCTGGACATCATGACGCAGCTGTACGCGCCGCTGATCGACCAGACCTTCGCCCCCCCCAAGGGCGCGCCACGCCCCGAGTGGTTCACGCGCCCTGCAGTCATCAAGACGTCACTGCAGAGCGCCGAGATGATCAAGTACGCCGCGAACGCCTTCCTGGCTTTGAAGATCTCCTTTGCCAACGAAATCTCGGGCCTGTGCGAGCGGGTCGGAGCGGACATCGAGGAGGTCGCGGCCGGCATCGGCATGGATCAGCGGATCGGGCAGCGCTTCCTGCAGGCGGGCCTCGGCTGGGGCGGCAGCTGCTTCGGGAAGGACACGCAGGGCCTCATCAGCGCCGGGCGCGAGCACCAGTACGACATGCCCATCCTGCAGGCGGCCATCGACATCAATTACCGGCAGCGCCGGGTGATCATCGACAAACTGCTGCGGCACCTCAAGACCGTGAAGGGCAAACGCGTCACGGTGCTCGGCATGGCCTTCAAACCGAACACGGACGATCTGCGGGACGCGCCCACGCACGACCTGATCTCGCAGCTCAACCGCTTGGGCGCCTCCGTGACTGCGCATGACCCGATCGCCATGAAACGCGCGGCGCGCGAGTGGACGCACCTGAACTACACTCCGGCCGCGAGCGTCGAGGAGGCCTTCGACCGGGCTGACGCGATCATCCTCGCGACCGAGTGGGACGACTACATGACCATGGACTGGAACCCGCTGCTGGCCACCATGCGCCGGCCCCTGGTGATCGACGCTCGCAACGTGATCCGCTCGCCGATCAACGCCCTGGTCGAGCAGGTGGGCCGCGACGCGCCGCGCGGGGAACGCCGCCGGGCCGGAGCGGAGCGCGCCTGA
- a CDS encoding UDP-glucuronic acid decarboxylase family protein translates to MRILLTGSAGFVGSHLTERFLQGGHEVIGVDNYISGQRDNTALFLGQPGFSFVEADVSQGIPDPGGRLDWVLHFASPASPPHYQQFPIETLMVGAQGTQNALELARAHGAKFFLASTSEVYGDPHVHPQPESYWGHVNPNGLRSCYDEAKRYAEAITMAYHRHHGVDTRIIRIFNTYGPRMRPDDGRVITNFMHQALRGDALTVYGDGSQTRSFQYVTDLVEGIVRLMDVEDHEPVNLGNPVEFTMLELVGVLQDVLGRPLTTLREPIPHDDPRQRKPDITRARTLLGWEPVVPLSDGLRRTIAAATAHDGTVAATPARA, encoded by the coding sequence ATGCGGATCCTGCTCACCGGCAGCGCCGGCTTCGTCGGCTCTCACCTGACGGAACGTTTCCTGCAAGGCGGGCATGAGGTCATCGGGGTGGACAACTACATCAGTGGGCAGCGGGACAACACGGCGCTGTTCCTGGGCCAGCCCGGCTTCTCATTCGTGGAAGCAGACGTCAGTCAGGGCATTCCGGATCCTGGCGGCAGGCTCGACTGGGTGCTGCATTTCGCCAGTCCGGCCAGCCCGCCCCATTACCAGCAGTTCCCGATCGAGACGCTGATGGTCGGCGCGCAGGGCACACAGAACGCCCTGGAGCTGGCCCGGGCGCACGGCGCGAAGTTCTTCCTGGCGAGTACCAGCGAGGTGTACGGCGATCCGCACGTTCACCCGCAGCCGGAATCGTACTGGGGACATGTGAATCCCAACGGCCTGCGCTCGTGCTACGACGAGGCCAAACGCTATGCCGAAGCCATCACCATGGCATACCACCGGCATCATGGAGTGGACACGCGCATCATCCGGATCTTCAACACCTACGGTCCGCGCATGCGCCCGGACGACGGCCGCGTGATCACGAACTTCATGCACCAGGCCCTGCGCGGCGACGCCCTCACGGTGTATGGGGACGGCAGCCAGACGCGCTCCTTCCAGTACGTGACGGACCTTGTGGAAGGAATCGTGCGCCTGATGGACGTCGAGGATCACGAGCCGGTGAACTTGGGCAACCCGGTGGAATTCACCATGCTCGAACTGGTCGGCGTCCTACAGGATGTCCTGGGACGGCCTCTGACGACGCTCCGGGAACCCATTCCCCACGATGATCCCAGACAGCGCAAACCCGATATCACACGCGCCCGGACGCTGCTGGGCTGGGAGCCCGTCGTGCCCCTGAGTGACGGACTGCGCCGGACGATCGCGGCGGCCACAGCGCATGATGGGACGGTTGCGGCGACCCCAGCACGTGCCTGA
- a CDS encoding NPCBM/NEW2 domain-containing protein has protein sequence MNVFRSSRAPVSATLLAFTLAMSLAACSSSTPDVPAEASVPAAEDATLPTGADVTTDTPLYAEALALKSGDNPLSGAIWTSATNGYGPVELNKSNGQNVAGDGRNLTLAGKTYTTGYGVHANSKITFALDATCTSLTADIGVDDEVGTKGSVIFQVYSDSTKLYDSGIMTGASATKSIKVDLTGRSTMQLVVTDAGNGNASDHADWATPILHGCAPIATAPTATAADVAGTTYVKLVTEGHDFTVTGTQTVRYGVDTRWAYKSVTGTGTCNNLFFGSDPAKFVNKSCYLVVPPATVPAPTPTPAPTPAPTPAPTPTPAPAPAPTPAPDPVPAPTPAPDPTPAPAPAPAPTPAPDPTPAPTPAPAPTPAPTPAPTPAPAPAPAPTVLTYAAPITITKGGTYTGAWESLNPAVPAVTVKTTEPVIIENCSVRGKGILISAPWSNATLTVRGCTGQGLNPNDVTRTPGRFVSAEGFVSILIERNTFANTSGIYLNAWRGTAATPTTITVRQNVARDIEGRYSDGHGGFQNGKFYRVQFVQLNAVQNAPRVDIGWNRVDETPRASHVEDTVNLYASSGVAGSPIRVHHNLINGAYAGDPSASYTGGGIMLGDGGGAYQEASDNVILETSNYGVAAAGGNYLTIKNNVVLGTGKLADGTLLDADTDAGIYIRNYSGDPAHIASSVVASGNTVGWGNPSTSNPNARWDLSISASAGVDGGNTRVGPTNQAIALSSLAAAISAWELRATTAGLPIGIP, from the coding sequence ATGAACGTTTTCCGCTCTTCCCGTGCCCCTGTTTCTGCCACGCTGCTCGCCTTCACACTCGCAATGTCCCTGGCCGCCTGTTCCAGTTCCACTCCGGACGTCCCCGCGGAAGCCAGCGTCCCGGCGGCCGAGGACGCCACGCTGCCGACCGGCGCGGACGTGACCACGGACACGCCCCTCTACGCGGAAGCCCTCGCCCTCAAGAGCGGCGACAATCCCCTGAGCGGCGCCATCTGGACGTCCGCCACCAACGGGTACGGCCCAGTCGAACTCAACAAGAGCAACGGCCAGAACGTGGCCGGTGACGGCCGCAACCTCACCCTGGCCGGGAAGACGTACACCACCGGCTACGGCGTGCACGCCAATTCGAAGATCACCTTCGCCCTGGACGCCACCTGCACCAGCTTGACAGCGGATATCGGTGTTGACGACGAGGTGGGCACGAAGGGCTCGGTCATCTTCCAGGTGTACTCCGACAGCACGAAACTGTACGACTCCGGCATCATGACCGGCGCCAGCGCGACCAAGAGCATCAAGGTCGACCTCACCGGCCGGAGCACCATGCAGCTCGTGGTCACGGACGCCGGCAACGGCAACGCCTCCGACCACGCCGACTGGGCCACGCCCATCCTCCACGGCTGCGCGCCCATCGCCACAGCGCCGACGGCCACCGCTGCCGATGTGGCCGGCACGACCTACGTGAAACTCGTCACGGAAGGCCACGACTTCACCGTGACGGGCACCCAGACGGTGCGCTACGGCGTGGATACCCGCTGGGCCTACAAGTCCGTGACGGGCACCGGCACCTGCAACAACCTGTTCTTCGGCAGCGATCCCGCAAAATTCGTGAACAAGAGCTGTTACCTGGTGGTTCCGCCGGCCACGGTACCGGCACCCACCCCCACGCCCGCACCCACCCCGGCTCCGACGCCCGCTCCCACACCGACGCCTGCTCCCGCACCGGCTCCGACACCCGCGCCCGATCCTGTTCCCGCGCCGACGCCGGCCCCTGATCCCACGCCGGCACCCGCACCTGCTCCGGCGCCTACGCCCGCGCCTGATCCCACTCCGGCTCCGACGCCCGCTCCCGCACCGACGCCCGCGCCCACCCCGGCTCCGACGCCCGCACCGGCTCCGGCTCCGGCTCCCACCGTCCTGACCTACGCCGCCCCGATCACCATCACCAAGGGCGGCACGTATACCGGAGCGTGGGAGAGCCTCAACCCGGCGGTTCCCGCCGTGACGGTCAAGACGACGGAACCCGTCATCATCGAGAACTGCTCGGTGCGCGGCAAGGGCATCCTGATCTCGGCCCCGTGGTCCAATGCCACCCTGACCGTGCGCGGCTGCACCGGACAGGGCCTGAACCCGAATGACGTCACCCGCACGCCCGGCCGGTTCGTCAGCGCCGAGGGCTTCGTCTCCATCCTGATCGAGCGCAATACCTTCGCCAACACCAGCGGGATCTACCTCAACGCCTGGCGGGGCACGGCGGCCACCCCCACCACGATCACCGTGCGCCAGAACGTCGCCCGTGACATCGAAGGCCGCTACAGCGACGGCCACGGTGGGTTCCAGAACGGCAAGTTCTACCGCGTGCAGTTCGTGCAGCTGAACGCCGTCCAGAATGCCCCCCGCGTGGACATCGGCTGGAACCGCGTCGATGAAACGCCCCGCGCCTCCCACGTCGAAGACACCGTGAACCTGTACGCCTCCAGCGGCGTGGCCGGCAGCCCGATCCGCGTCCACCACAACCTGATCAACGGAGCGTACGCCGGTGATCCCTCGGCCAGCTACACCGGCGGCGGCATCATGCTCGGCGACGGCGGCGGCGCATACCAGGAAGCCTCGGACAACGTCATTCTCGAAACCAGCAACTACGGCGTCGCGGCGGCCGGCGGCAACTACCTCACCATCAAGAACAACGTGGTGCTCGGCACCGGGAAGCTGGCAGACGGCACCTTGCTCGACGCTGACACCGACGCTGGAATCTACATCCGCAACTACTCCGGCGACCCCGCGCACATCGCCTCGAGTGTCGTGGCCTCGGGCAACACGGTCGGCTGGGGGAACCCCTCGACCAGCAACCCCAACGCCCGCTGGGACCTGTCGATCAGCGCTTCGGCCGGCGTGGACGGCGGGAACACCCGGGTCGGCCCGACCAACCAGGCGATCGCGCTCAGCAGCCTTGCGGCGGCCATCAGCGCCTGGGAACTGCGCGCCACGACGGCTGGCCTGCCGATCGGGATTCCCTGA